A single window of Tuberibacillus sp. Marseille-P3662 DNA harbors:
- a CDS encoding ABC transporter ATP-binding protein has product MLEVEHLNKSFAGLPVLSDISFQVEEGEFVSIIGPSGSGKSTIFNLLTGILSADAGDIHYNQVPVESDRHPFAYMPQEDTLMPWRSVIDNAVLPQEILGANKKEARRRVKEKLPEFGLEGFGDHRPPQISGGMRQRVNLLRTYMFDRDILLLDEPFGSLDAITRAKMHEWLLNIWRRHQKTVLFVTHDIDEALYLSDRVFVLSERPGTIEKAVTVDLTRPRQRQVMSDDHFVELREQLFQYLLPKNEDLSIE; this is encoded by the coding sequence ATGCTAGAGGTTGAGCACCTTAACAAGTCCTTCGCTGGCCTTCCTGTTCTGTCTGATATCAGTTTTCAGGTGGAGGAAGGCGAATTTGTCAGCATTATCGGGCCAAGCGGAAGCGGCAAAAGTACAATCTTCAATCTATTGACGGGTATCTTGTCAGCAGACGCGGGTGATATTCACTATAACCAGGTCCCGGTGGAAAGCGATCGCCATCCTTTCGCTTACATGCCGCAAGAAGATACACTGATGCCATGGCGATCCGTGATTGATAATGCGGTGCTGCCTCAAGAAATTCTGGGTGCGAATAAAAAGGAGGCACGCCGGCGGGTTAAGGAGAAGCTTCCTGAATTTGGGTTGGAGGGTTTCGGTGATCACCGACCACCACAAATTTCCGGCGGTATGCGGCAACGCGTCAATTTGTTAAGAACGTATATGTTCGATCGTGATATTCTGCTGCTTGATGAACCTTTTGGAAGTTTGGACGCGATCACCCGTGCGAAAATGCATGAATGGCTATTAAACATTTGGCGTCGTCATCAGAAAACGGTGTTATTTGTGACGCATGATATTGATGAAGCGCTGTACTTGTCAGACCGGGTGTTCGTTCTAAGTGAGCGGCCAGGAACCATAGAGAAGGCCGTGACTGTCGATCTGACGAGGCCGAGACAGCGTCAGGTCATGAGTGATGACCATTTTGTTGAGCTTAGGGAGCAGCTATTTCAATATTTACTTCCCAAAAACGAGGATTTGAGCATTGAATGA
- a CDS encoding ferredoxin, translated as MRVVVDLNSCQGYAQCCFLAPETFKLAGEEALMYHPGPNNEHSEKVLRAAASCPVQAIFVEETNHQNDEQKENKEVGKHHD; from the coding sequence ATGCGTGTTGTTGTTGATTTGAATAGCTGCCAAGGCTACGCTCAATGCTGCTTTTTGGCTCCTGAGACATTCAAGCTTGCAGGCGAAGAAGCGCTTATGTATCATCCGGGCCCTAACAATGAGCACAGCGAAAAAGTGTTGCGTGCCGCAGCGTCCTGCCCTGTTCAGGCTATCTTCGTAGAAGAGACAAACCATCAGAATGACGAACAAAAAGAGAATAAGGAAGTGGGAAAACATCATGACTAG
- a CDS encoding ABC transporter substrate-binding protein: MIRKLLLVIASLGVLASCSDQGDGADSEQKRQKVSMMLDWSPNTNHTGLYVAKKKGFYKDEGLKVNIKQPGQGSSTDQLVASGEADFGIGAQEGVTQARAQDIPLVSIGAVIQHNTSAFASKKQAGITEVKDFEGQTYGGWGAPSEKATIKAVMKRHNADPSKVKFATLGKTNFFKSIGKLADFEWIYYGWDGVQAKLKGTDLNLIWLKDLHPALDYYTPVITTNEHHVNEQKDLTEKFMAATSKGYQYAIQHPDEAADILLEYAPELNKKLVHASQKWLSDHYQADAKKWGLQDEEVWTRYTDFMKKYNLIKKDVDIDKAFTNEFLPGVD, from the coding sequence ATGATTCGAAAACTATTATTGGTTATCGCCAGTTTAGGGGTGCTTGCATCGTGTTCTGATCAAGGTGATGGTGCTGACAGTGAACAAAAGCGGCAAAAAGTTTCAATGATGTTGGACTGGTCACCGAACACCAATCACACAGGACTCTATGTCGCTAAGAAAAAAGGATTTTATAAAGACGAAGGGCTAAAGGTCAACATTAAGCAGCCTGGTCAAGGGAGTTCAACCGATCAGTTGGTCGCTTCGGGTGAAGCTGACTTTGGTATTGGCGCCCAAGAAGGCGTGACACAAGCCCGGGCCCAAGATATCCCGCTCGTGTCTATAGGAGCTGTGATTCAACATAACACGTCAGCCTTCGCTTCTAAGAAACAGGCAGGCATTACTGAAGTCAAAGATTTTGAAGGTCAGACTTACGGCGGTTGGGGGGCTCCGAGCGAGAAGGCTACAATTAAAGCTGTCATGAAACGTCACAATGCTGATCCTTCCAAGGTTAAATTCGCAACGCTAGGTAAAACGAATTTCTTCAAATCGATCGGCAAACTCGCCGATTTTGAATGGATTTATTATGGTTGGGATGGTGTGCAAGCGAAGTTAAAGGGAACGGATTTGAACTTAATTTGGTTGAAAGATTTACATCCTGCGCTGGACTATTATACACCAGTGATCACAACCAATGAGCACCATGTGAATGAACAAAAAGATTTGACGGAAAAATTCATGGCCGCGACAAGTAAAGGGTATCAATACGCGATTCAACATCCTGATGAGGCTGCGGATATCTTGCTGGAGTACGCGCCGGAATTAAATAAAAAGTTAGTTCATGCCAGTCAAAAGTGGTTAAGTGACCACTACCAAGCCGACGCCAAAAAATGGGGTCTGCAAGATGAAGAAGTCTGGACGCGTTATACCGATTTTATGAAAAAGTATAATCTTATTAAAAAAGATGTTGATATAGACAAAGCGTTTACGAACGAATTTTTACCGGGAGTGGATTAA
- a CDS encoding NAD(P)/FAD-dependent oxidoreductase, with translation MTSTSNVQNSVNGRIVIVGASLAGLRAAEAVRKEGFTGQLTVIGDEPHEPYDRPPLSKQVLEGWVPADRTALPRQRHLLDDVEWQLGVSATGLDMVNKRVQLADGNTVEFERLLIATGVRARPWPKEEERNLDGVFVLRTRDDAERLHKRLSTKPRRVLVVGGGFMGCEIASVCRELNLSVTVAERSDTPLVSALGAEIGEVAAQMQRDYGVDLRCHTTVLGLEGDSDGQLQRAHLSDGSTLDVDVAVIAMGSIRNTEWLEHSGLAAGQLGVTCDASCRVFDSHGVVSNDVFVAGDVSRFPHPLYDHQLITLEHWGHAVEQAEVAAHNMVCTGAEQRPYKEVPSFWSMQFGVNVKSVGLPTFADEVVVMQGSTERRRFVAVYGHQGRTVAAVSFDQGRWLPYYETHVAAAAPFPPAAPSYDISKPLQSVPTRFPKSTSSRS, from the coding sequence ATGACTAGCACATCTAACGTTCAAAATTCCGTAAACGGTCGTATCGTCATTGTAGGAGCCTCGCTGGCAGGATTACGAGCCGCTGAAGCGGTGCGGAAAGAGGGATTTACAGGACAATTGACCGTCATTGGCGATGAGCCACATGAACCGTACGACCGACCACCACTCTCCAAACAAGTGTTGGAGGGTTGGGTTCCTGCTGATCGTACCGCATTACCTCGCCAACGTCATCTTCTTGATGATGTTGAGTGGCAGCTTGGTGTCTCTGCTACCGGATTAGACATGGTAAACAAACGGGTACAGCTTGCCGATGGGAATACCGTTGAATTTGAACGGTTGCTAATAGCGACTGGTGTACGTGCTCGACCATGGCCTAAAGAAGAAGAACGAAATCTAGATGGTGTGTTTGTTCTACGAACCCGTGATGATGCTGAACGACTTCATAAGCGTTTGAGCACTAAGCCTCGTCGTGTGCTTGTGGTCGGCGGTGGATTTATGGGCTGTGAGATCGCTTCAGTTTGCCGTGAGCTTAATCTCTCTGTCACTGTTGCGGAACGGAGTGACACGCCGTTGGTCAGTGCACTTGGTGCGGAGATTGGTGAAGTGGCAGCCCAAATGCAGCGCGATTATGGTGTCGATTTGCGATGTCATACGACGGTCCTTGGGCTAGAAGGGGACTCTGATGGACAATTGCAACGTGCTCATTTGTCCGATGGAAGTACGTTGGATGTTGACGTCGCTGTCATCGCTATGGGATCTATTCGAAATACAGAGTGGCTTGAGCATTCTGGGTTGGCCGCCGGACAATTGGGGGTAACATGTGACGCAAGCTGTCGCGTCTTCGATAGTCATGGCGTTGTCTCTAACGACGTTTTTGTTGCAGGTGATGTATCACGTTTTCCTCATCCACTTTATGACCATCAGCTGATCACGCTTGAGCACTGGGGACATGCTGTGGAGCAGGCTGAGGTTGCGGCTCACAATATGGTATGTACTGGTGCCGAGCAGCGTCCATATAAGGAGGTTCCCTCTTTCTGGTCAATGCAGTTTGGCGTCAATGTCAAATCGGTCGGTCTGCCAACTTTTGCAGATGAAGTTGTCGTCATGCAAGGTTCAACTGAGAGAAGACGATTCGTGGCTGTTTATGGCCACCAAGGGCGCACAGTAGCCGCCGTAAGCTTTGATCAAGGGCGGTGGTTACCATATTACGAGACTCACGTTGCCGCAGCCGCACCATTTCCACCGGCTGCCCCCTCGTATGATATATCTAAGCCCTTGCAATCTGTTCCAACTCGTTTTCCTAAGTCGACAAGTTCACGATCTTGA
- a CDS encoding chloramphenicol phosphotransferase CPT family protein, whose translation MLSLNKFGQIVILNGTPRSGKSSIATVIQNTFEGVWLNLGVDHYMKLIPERYQPGIGLRPGGERPDLEPLVMVMYQTMYESIAAHSRLGINVVVDVGHHDEYSVPRGILPKCARILKELPVMFVGVHCPIEVIMKRRMDTWNTGYSEDGSVPTPVKRWQKSVHVPGIYDLEVDTSVLNAEACANVIRQRLENGPTPTAFQLIEDMGSG comes from the coding sequence ATGTTATCGTTAAATAAATTCGGACAAATTGTGATTCTCAACGGCACTCCTCGATCTGGGAAATCCAGCATTGCCACTGTCATCCAGAATACGTTTGAAGGTGTGTGGCTGAATTTAGGAGTTGACCATTATATGAAACTGATTCCCGAACGTTATCAGCCTGGGATTGGGCTACGGCCTGGAGGTGAGCGTCCTGACCTTGAACCTTTAGTTATGGTTATGTATCAAACGATGTATGAGTCAATTGCTGCACACAGTCGTTTAGGGATAAACGTCGTTGTGGATGTTGGGCACCATGACGAGTATTCGGTACCTCGGGGGATTTTACCTAAGTGTGCACGAATTCTGAAGGAACTTCCAGTTATGTTCGTGGGCGTTCATTGTCCAATTGAGGTAATCATGAAACGGCGGATGGATACATGGAATACTGGTTACTCCGAAGACGGTTCGGTTCCAACGCCAGTCAAACGATGGCAGAAGTCCGTTCATGTGCCGGGTATCTATGACTTGGAAGTCGATACGTCAGTCCTTAACGCTGAAGCGTGTGCAAATGTTATTCGCCAACGACTCGAAAACGGTCCAACCCCGACAGCATTTCAGTTAATTGAGGACATGGGATCTGGTTAA
- a CDS encoding cytochrome P450, whose translation MLDPPEHDRKRRLVTRQFGPPHTPQMIDDMKSELTHIVNDLIDRMQDRSRIDIVDDFAYPFPVTVICRLLGVPEEDEPRFHVWADAIVASLDPLPQDDDEQPTMDETQARREIEQYMGELIQSRRDQPGDDMLSRLISDESGDGHLSPTELTSTSILLLIAGHETTVNLMANGWLTLSRNPGVLERLRNEPGLVVPLVEELLRFEPPVQFLANRTALADISLDDVTIPKGSIVNLLLAAGNRDPEQFADPDQFIPDRTDNRHFGFGNGIHYCFGAPLARLEVQIALDALARRLVNPQLVLDPPPYRQNALLRGPRHLHVDIDGIQA comes from the coding sequence ATGTTGGATCCACCTGAACATGATCGGAAGCGTCGCTTGGTGACACGTCAGTTCGGTCCTCCTCACACCCCGCAGATGATTGACGACATGAAAAGCGAACTGACGCATATCGTGAATGACCTAATTGATCGAATGCAGGACCGTTCCCGCATTGATATCGTCGATGACTTCGCCTACCCTTTTCCAGTGACGGTCATTTGCCGATTGCTTGGTGTTCCCGAGGAGGACGAACCAAGGTTCCATGTTTGGGCGGACGCAATTGTTGCAAGTTTAGATCCCCTTCCACAGGACGATGACGAACAACCGACAATGGATGAGACTCAAGCTCGCAGGGAGATCGAGCAGTATATGGGGGAACTAATACAGAGTCGTCGTGACCAGCCAGGAGATGATATGCTCTCCCGACTTATCAGTGACGAGAGTGGTGATGGGCATTTGTCCCCTACGGAACTTACATCCACCTCGATATTACTCCTGATAGCCGGTCATGAGACCACGGTGAACTTGATGGCCAATGGCTGGTTGACATTGTCACGGAACCCAGGGGTGTTGGAACGTTTGCGAAACGAACCAGGACTGGTTGTTCCGCTTGTTGAAGAACTCTTACGCTTCGAACCACCTGTGCAATTTTTGGCAAACCGTACCGCTCTCGCTGACATTTCGCTTGACGATGTCACAATTCCAAAAGGTTCCATTGTTAATTTATTGCTCGCTGCTGGAAATCGCGATCCTGAACAGTTTGCTGATCCTGACCAATTCATTCCAGATCGTACGGATAATCGGCATTTTGGATTTGGCAACGGAATTCACTACTGCTTTGGAGCTCCGCTGGCTCGTCTGGAGGTACAGATTGCGTTGGATGCCTTAGCCCGCCGTTTGGTAAACCCTCAACTGGTTCTCGATCCACCACCGTATCGACAGAACGCGCTCTTGCGGGGCCCGCGACATCTCCATGTAGATATTGACGGTATACAGGCATAA
- a CDS encoding TetR/AcrR family transcriptional regulator, translating into MSGLRERKKAKTREAILRSAKRLFMSQGFMNTAMSDIAFDCEVGVGTLYNYYKSKSKLLQEILRNDLPDLSHQIEEIQRNDLLSLSEKLHRIISLSMGVFHQFPRSFYRELFAVISNETESGDVLNRMLDIDKQFIALVADMLKREKGVGRLPDSYPVDTSVDLMYSVLVTQIMMYLFDDRVSEEQILSKIMVQINFLLEQPKS; encoded by the coding sequence ATGAGTGGTCTTAGGGAGAGAAAAAAAGCAAAAACACGGGAAGCGATTCTGCGATCGGCCAAACGCCTGTTTATGTCTCAAGGCTTCATGAATACGGCCATGAGCGATATCGCATTCGACTGTGAAGTTGGCGTTGGCACCTTGTACAATTATTACAAATCTAAATCAAAATTGCTTCAAGAGATACTACGCAATGATTTGCCTGATTTGTCGCACCAGATAGAAGAGATCCAGCGGAATGATTTATTAAGCCTCTCGGAAAAACTCCATCGCATCATTTCACTGTCCATGGGTGTATTTCATCAGTTTCCACGTTCATTCTATAGGGAGTTATTTGCCGTTATATCCAATGAGACAGAAAGCGGGGATGTTTTAAACAGGATGCTTGATATCGACAAACAGTTCATCGCCTTAGTGGCGGACATGCTAAAGCGGGAAAAAGGGGTCGGCCGCCTACCTGATTCATATCCAGTCGATACATCAGTCGATCTAATGTACAGCGTTCTCGTCACCCAAATCATGATGTACCTGTTTGATGATCGTGTCTCAGAGGAACAGATATTGTCCAAGATTATGGTTCAGATTAATTTTTTGCTAGAACAACCGAAATCATAA
- a CDS encoding SDR family NAD(P)-dependent oxidoreductase, protein MTKQMKRFENKVALVTGGRSGIGRAIARRLRDEGATVITAQRGDDEEFDWIKADFSDPHSPERIVKEVIARTGRLDVVINNAGMMQEAAIEEMSVEDWQRNLSVNLTAPFLLIRAALPYLRQTKGSIVNTGSTEGLAANTWHAAYCASKAGLHGLTRSVAVDHGHEGIRCNAVAPGWIDTELNLDMIESTPDAEAFRRDIARIHPVGRTGSPEEVAALVTFLAADEAGFITGQVYTVDGGRMTKLSLP, encoded by the coding sequence ATGACAAAACAAATGAAGCGTTTTGAAAACAAGGTGGCGCTGGTGACAGGTGGGCGTTCGGGGATTGGTCGGGCCATCGCCCGCCGGCTGCGCGACGAAGGAGCGACTGTTATCACCGCACAGCGCGGCGATGATGAGGAATTTGACTGGATTAAGGCAGATTTCTCCGATCCGCATTCACCGGAGCGGATCGTTAAAGAAGTCATCGCTCGGACAGGCAGGCTCGATGTAGTGATCAACAACGCGGGCATGATGCAGGAAGCTGCGATTGAAGAAATGAGCGTTGAGGATTGGCAGCGCAATCTCAGCGTGAATCTGACAGCTCCCTTCCTGCTGATTCGCGCAGCGCTGCCTTACCTGCGCCAGACGAAAGGCAGTATCGTTAATACCGGCTCGACGGAGGGGCTTGCTGCCAACACCTGGCATGCGGCCTACTGCGCGTCCAAGGCCGGGCTTCATGGGCTGACCCGTTCGGTGGCTGTGGACCATGGCCATGAAGGCATCCGTTGTAATGCGGTGGCACCCGGCTGGATCGACACTGAGTTAAACCTTGATATGATCGAAAGCACGCCTGATGCAGAGGCTTTCCGACGAGACATCGCACGCATCCATCCTGTGGGCCGCACAGGTTCACCCGAAGAAGTGGCAGCGCTCGTGACATTTCTCGCAGCCGATGAGGCTGGGTTTATCACAGGACAGGTATATACTGTGGACGGCGGCAGGATGACTAAGTTGAGTCTCCCTTGA
- a CDS encoding thiamine-binding protein, translating into MGQANLALQVIPKVNTDDVYNIVDQAIAVIQASGVKYEVGPMETVMEGELDELIEIAKQAQQKVLDAGASEVITNIKIHYRPEGVTMDEKTHQYRA; encoded by the coding sequence ATGGGTCAAGCGAATTTAGCCCTGCAAGTGATACCTAAAGTCAATACAGATGATGTCTATAATATTGTCGATCAAGCGATTGCGGTCATTCAAGCATCTGGTGTGAAATATGAAGTCGGCCCGATGGAAACCGTGATGGAGGGTGAGTTAGACGAATTGATCGAGATTGCGAAACAAGCGCAGCAAAAAGTGTTGGATGCCGGGGCATCGGAAGTGATCACGAATATCAAAATTCATTACCGTCCAGAGGGAGTTACTATGGATGAAAAAACCCATCAATACCGGGCATAA
- a CDS encoding MFS transporter, translating to MLVILTMSSFVVVLDFASMFIPLPTIMEDLAGTLDEATWVIAAFILAFAVFLLPCATLVNYYGKRRLFLSGVMIFTVASIACALTSSMAFLIGARVVLGIGAAMVEAAVFALIKANIPGEKQSFAFKVQGIAFVLGALLGTPLSGAITTGLSWEYIFWLNVLVGVVVGLVGLRVIPKSSPVQVPKRIDIPGLIFSGSGLFLLFFAIIEGTRFGWHSLLILGSFVGSVALLVLFVMNELRVQERLVDLRLFKDRRFGVGNVLRWASEFASMGIYFAISHFVQVQLGHSALVTGLLLMSVMIGGILITPITEPLSKRVDGRWLIVPGFLLVAGGTFWLAHVSPESGWAFFLAPLAIAGAGFVAQEDPTVSARDRDILPEQSDAAWRVSYTIFLLGVGLGVSVVSAVWQSQLVSNMKEVMASNDLPTRITNRISSSLFDEGISGQPAAEISGATEVQQLIQMAFADAVNTALLSCVTVALLGAIIALFFISNRNKTTSMDEINDKSSS from the coding sequence ATGTTGGTGATTTTGACGATGAGTTCGTTCGTAGTGGTATTGGATTTTGCCTCGATGTTCATCCCACTACCAACAATTATGGAAGACTTGGCTGGCACACTTGACGAAGCCACATGGGTGATAGCAGCCTTCATCCTAGCTTTTGCCGTCTTTTTACTACCCTGCGCCACACTGGTCAACTACTATGGCAAGCGACGGTTGTTCCTATCCGGCGTCATGATTTTTACGGTAGCTTCGATCGCATGCGCACTTACTTCATCCATGGCGTTCTTGATCGGTGCCCGGGTAGTATTAGGGATTGGAGCGGCCATGGTGGAGGCAGCTGTTTTTGCTCTGATAAAGGCCAACATCCCAGGCGAGAAACAGAGTTTCGCTTTTAAAGTGCAGGGTATTGCCTTCGTTCTAGGAGCGTTGTTGGGTACGCCGCTGAGTGGGGCCATAACAACCGGTTTGTCCTGGGAATACATTTTTTGGCTGAACGTACTAGTAGGAGTGGTGGTTGGCTTGGTAGGGCTACGAGTGATTCCTAAATCGAGCCCTGTTCAAGTTCCGAAAAGGATTGATATACCCGGCCTGATATTTAGTGGATCTGGCCTTTTCTTATTATTTTTTGCCATTATAGAGGGCACGCGATTTGGGTGGCATTCACTACTTATCCTGGGCTCGTTTGTCGGATCAGTCGCCCTATTAGTCTTGTTTGTCATGAATGAGCTTCGAGTTCAGGAGCGCCTAGTAGATCTAAGGCTATTCAAAGATAGACGCTTTGGTGTGGGTAACGTCCTGCGATGGGCCAGTGAGTTCGCCAGTATGGGCATTTATTTCGCGATTTCTCATTTTGTACAGGTCCAACTCGGGCACTCGGCGCTGGTCACTGGCCTGTTATTGATGTCAGTCATGATCGGTGGGATATTGATCACCCCCATCACCGAACCCCTTTCAAAGCGGGTCGACGGACGATGGCTGATTGTACCCGGATTCTTGCTGGTGGCAGGAGGAACCTTCTGGCTGGCACATGTATCGCCGGAGTCTGGGTGGGCATTCTTCCTCGCCCCACTGGCGATTGCTGGAGCTGGATTCGTTGCCCAGGAAGACCCGACTGTTAGTGCCCGGGACAGGGACATTCTACCTGAGCAGTCTGATGCTGCTTGGCGCGTTTCCTATACGATATTCCTCCTCGGGGTCGGGTTGGGCGTTTCAGTGGTTTCAGCCGTGTGGCAAAGCCAGCTCGTGTCCAACATGAAAGAAGTTATGGCTAGCAACGACCTACCTACGAGGATTACAAACAGGATATCCTCCTCTCTCTTTGATGAGGGAATAAGTGGACAGCCAGCAGCAGAAATTAGCGGCGCCACCGAAGTGCAACAACTTATTCAGATGGCATTCGCTGACGCGGTGAACACCGCGCTCCTTAGCTGCGTAACGGTGGCCCTTCTGGGAGCAATTATAGCTTTGTTCTTCATCTCGAATCGAAACAAAACGACTTCCATGGATGAGATAAATGACAAGTCATCCAGTTAA
- a CDS encoding HIT family protein: protein MVKDCVFCNPELEPKQKVVLSNDHCLFFQLEQAQNNGGLLEGAGLIVPKQHRETVFDLTIEEWHATHELLQEVKKFLDHNYKPKGYNLGWNCGEVGGQHIFHDHFHVLPRYQDELLAGKGIRYMFKSKENQRSC, encoded by the coding sequence ATGGTAAAAGATTGTGTTTTTTGCAACCCGGAATTAGAACCTAAGCAAAAAGTCGTTTTGAGTAATGACCATTGTTTATTTTTTCAATTAGAACAAGCCCAAAATAATGGTGGATTACTTGAAGGTGCAGGGCTCATTGTCCCAAAGCAACATAGAGAAACTGTATTTGACTTAACAATTGAGGAATGGCATGCAACTCATGAACTTCTTCAAGAGGTTAAGAAGTTTTTAGATCATAACTACAAACCTAAAGGGTATAATCTTGGTTGGAATTGTGGTGAAGTTGGCGGACAACATATTTTCCATGATCACTTCCATGTATTACCGAGATATCAAGATGAACTATTGGCGGGTAAAGGGATTCGATATATGTTTAAAAGTAAAGAAAATCAAAGAAGTTGTTAG
- a CDS encoding peptidylprolyl isomerase, whose translation MKKGQITMENGDNILIEFYPDDAPKTVENFEKLANDDFYNGLTFHRVIPGFVSQGGCPKGNGTGNAGYTIKCETEGNPRKHHQGALSMAHAGKDTGSCQFFIAHDPQPHLDGVHTVFGQVLEGMDTVLKMENGDTMKEVKVWDE comes from the coding sequence ATGAAAAAAGGACAAATCACCATGGAAAATGGTGACAATATATTGATTGAGTTTTATCCGGACGATGCACCAAAAACGGTTGAAAACTTTGAGAAATTGGCTAATGACGATTTTTACAATGGGTTAACGTTTCATCGCGTCATCCCAGGTTTTGTTTCTCAAGGAGGTTGTCCAAAAGGTAACGGAACGGGCAATGCTGGTTATACGATTAAGTGTGAAACGGAAGGCAATCCGCGTAAACACCACCAAGGCGCGCTGTCTATGGCTCACGCCGGAAAAGATACCGGAAGCTGCCAATTTTTCATTGCGCATGATCCGCAGCCGCATTTAGACGGTGTACATACAGTATTTGGACAAGTACTCGAAGGCATGGATACGGTTTTGAAAATGGAGAACGGCGATACGATGAAAGAAGTTAAAGTTTGGGACGAATAA
- a CDS encoding ABC transporter permease gives MKKPINTGHKTRVSWWHQVYPPLLLIVLLIGIWELTARFMLTEDYILPPPSDVLSALVNSWDLLMKHTTVTLYETVFGLVIAVIAGIIVAVAIDFSSVLRRAIYPLLVISQTIPYFALAPIFLLLFGLGPLPRILIVALVCFFPITVSLAGGLQSVEREYITFMRAMNATKWQIFRFVKWPAALPSLFTGLRMAATYSVMSAVIGELFGGSRGLGILLSLSTQSYLYGRVFATIVVIIGLSLLIYMIVECLARFVMHWQYKS, from the coding sequence ATGAAAAAACCCATCAATACCGGGCATAAAACGCGCGTTTCTTGGTGGCACCAAGTCTATCCGCCCTTATTACTGATTGTGTTATTGATTGGGATCTGGGAACTGACTGCTCGGTTTATGTTGACGGAAGATTATATTTTGCCACCGCCGTCTGATGTCCTGTCCGCCTTAGTTAACAGCTGGGATTTACTTATGAAACATACCACGGTGACATTGTATGAAACGGTGTTCGGGCTCGTTATAGCGGTTATAGCTGGCATCATTGTCGCTGTGGCGATTGATTTTTCCAGTGTATTGCGCCGGGCGATTTATCCGTTGCTCGTGATTTCACAAACGATTCCTTATTTTGCGTTGGCTCCCATTTTTTTATTGCTGTTTGGCCTAGGACCGTTGCCACGCATTCTCATTGTTGCGCTCGTGTGTTTTTTTCCGATTACAGTGAGTCTGGCTGGCGGCTTGCAGTCTGTTGAGCGCGAATACATTACGTTCATGCGGGCGATGAATGCGACGAAATGGCAAATTTTCCGCTTCGTTAAGTGGCCGGCGGCGTTGCCATCATTGTTTACGGGCTTACGCATGGCCGCGACATATAGCGTGATGTCGGCGGTCATCGGTGAATTATTCGGCGGCAGTCGCGGATTAGGCATATTACTGAGTTTATCAACGCAATCTTATTTGTATGGCCGGGTCTTTGCGACGATTGTTGTGATCATCGGTTTGAGCTTGCTGATTTATATGATTGTTGAGTGTCTCGCACGGTTCGTCATGCATTGGCAGTATAAGTCTTAA